From a region of the Pongo abelii isolate AG06213 chromosome 9, NHGRI_mPonAbe1-v2.0_pri, whole genome shotgun sequence genome:
- the ASCL2 gene encoding achaete-scute homolog 2: MDGGALPRSAPPAPRVPVGCAARRRPASPELLRCSRRRRPATAETGGGAAAVARRNERERNRVKLVNLGFQALRQHVPHGGASKKLSKVETLRSAVEYIRALQRLLAEHDAVRNALAGGLRPQAVRPSAPRGPPGTTPVAASPSRASSSPGRGGSSEPGSPRSAYSSDDSGCEGALSPAERELLDFSSWLGGY, encoded by the coding sequence ATGGACGGCGGCGCACTGCCCAGGTCCGCGCCCCCTGCGCCGCGCGTCCCTGTCGGCTGCGCTGCCCGGCGGAGACCCGCGTCCCCGGAACTGTTGCGCTGCAGCCGGCGGCGGCGACCGGCCACCGCAGAGACCGGAGGCGGCGCAGCGGCCGTAGCGCGGCGCAATGAGCGCGAGCGCAACCGCGTGAAGCTGGTGAACTTGGGCTTCCAGGCGCTGCGGCAGCACGTGCCGCACGGAGGCGCCAGCAAGAAGCTGAGCAAGGTGGAGACGCTGCGCTCGGCCGTGGAGTACATCCGCGCGCTGCAGCGCCTGCTGGCCGAGCACGACGCCGTGCGCAACGCGCTGGCGGGAGGGCTGAGGCCGCAGGCCGTGCGGCCGTCTGCGCCCCGCGGACCGCCTGGGACCACCCCGGTCGCCGCCTCGCCCTCCCGCGCTTCTTCGTCCCCGGGCCGCGGGGGCAGCTCGGAGCCCGGCTCCCCGCGTTCCGCCTACTCGTCGGACGACAGCGGCTGCGAAGGCGCGCTGAGTCCCGCGGAGCGCGAGCTACTCGACTTCTCCAGCTGGTTAGGGGGCTACTGA